In the Leptospira limi genome, one interval contains:
- the rplU gene encoding 50S ribosomal protein L21, translating to MFAIIELGAKQFKVSPDQVFVAEKTGNTVGSTVETKVLLLSDNNKVNIGSPALSGAKVTLKVLEDCKGEKIHGFKYKKRKNYKKSWGHRQQLQKLQVVSISG from the coding sequence ATGTTCGCCATCATTGAACTTGGAGCCAAACAATTTAAAGTGTCTCCTGACCAGGTATTCGTCGCAGAAAAAACAGGAAACACGGTTGGAAGCACAGTAGAAACGAAAGTCCTACTCCTTTCCGATAATAACAAAGTGAACATTGGGTCACCAGCATTGTCTGGAGCTAAAGTCACTTTAAAGGTATTAGAAGACTGTAAGGGTGAAAAAATCCACGGTTTTAAATACAAAAAAAGAAAGAACTACAAGAAGTCTTGGGGTCATAGACAACAACTCCAAAAACTCCAAGTAGTTTCAATCAGCGGTTAA
- a CDS encoding ribosomal-processing cysteine protease Prp, producing MIYSTIFKDLGGKIAGIQLEGHSPTNLGSKGENLLCAGVSTLVQSAHSYLASQGSLEREEKRDGYLQFFVKQNQIDGYQSLLAMVEFGLRSLEHSHSHAISINNELIKR from the coding sequence TTGATTTATAGTACAATTTTTAAAGATTTAGGAGGGAAAATCGCAGGAATCCAACTGGAAGGACATTCTCCAACGAACCTAGGTTCGAAAGGCGAAAATCTTTTGTGTGCCGGAGTCTCCACTCTCGTGCAGAGTGCTCACTCGTATTTGGCATCACAAGGCAGTTTGGAAAGAGAAGAAAAACGAGACGGGTATCTTCAGTTTTTTGTCAAACAAAACCAAATAGATGGCTACCAAAGCCTTCTTGCCATGGTTGAGTTTGGTTTGAGAAGTTTAGAACATTCCCACTCCCATGCGATTTCCATCAACAACGAACTAATTAAGAGGTAA
- the rpmA gene encoding 50S ribosomal protein L27, with protein MATKKGGGSTKNGRDSVSKRLGVKVYGGQQAIAGNIIVRQRGTEYKPGKNVGIGRDHTLYALVDGIVTFEHVTKERQQISVYPKA; from the coding sequence ATGGCTACAAAAAAAGGTGGTGGTTCCACAAAGAACGGTCGTGATTCGGTATCGAAAAGACTTGGAGTAAAAGTATATGGTGGCCAACAAGCAATTGCTGGAAACATTATCGTACGCCAAAGAGGAACTGAATACAAACCTGGTAAAAACGTAGGGATTGGTCGTGACCATACCCTTTATGCACTCGTTGACGGGATTGTGACTTTCGAACACGTAACAAAAGAAAGACAACAAATTTCCGTTTACCCGAAAGCTTAA
- the obgE gene encoding GTPase ObgE, whose amino-acid sequence MSGFIDEVPIQIRAGHGGAGSVHFHKEKFVEFGGPDGGDGGKGGDVIFVAEGRMMTLENYLPDRLYAAEDGGPGLGQNRNGKNGEDLLLKVPVGTQIIDAVTMELIYDFSHDGETFTIAKGGRGGKGNTFFKTSVQQAPRYSQPGEDGDSFSLRLELKLLADIGIVGLPNAGKSTLLAKITHAHPKIAGYAFTTLSPNLGVVHRHEDLFRYTVADIPGIIEGASKGVGLGISFLKHIERVQGILFLFDGGNLQLEEELEMLRSELGNYNESLLHKKYLIVINKMDIWDNDPSFTEEIQKNYSSLGEIVCISADKENNLEYLLERIDKVFFPEKAKLVYENT is encoded by the coding sequence ATGAGCGGATTTATTGACGAAGTACCCATCCAAATTCGAGCCGGACACGGAGGGGCAGGTTCTGTCCACTTCCATAAAGAGAAGTTTGTCGAATTTGGAGGACCTGACGGAGGCGATGGAGGCAAAGGTGGAGATGTGATCTTTGTTGCCGAAGGTCGTATGATGACCTTGGAAAATTACTTACCCGACCGACTGTATGCCGCAGAAGACGGAGGTCCAGGGCTTGGCCAAAACCGGAATGGAAAAAATGGAGAGGACTTACTTCTGAAAGTTCCTGTGGGAACCCAAATCATTGATGCGGTCACGATGGAACTCATTTACGACTTTAGCCATGATGGGGAAACATTTACCATAGCTAAGGGAGGGCGCGGAGGCAAAGGGAATACTTTTTTTAAAACCTCGGTCCAACAAGCACCTCGTTATAGCCAACCTGGTGAAGATGGTGATTCTTTCTCCTTACGATTAGAATTAAAACTCCTCGCCGACATTGGCATTGTAGGACTACCAAACGCTGGTAAGTCAACACTACTTGCCAAAATCACACATGCACATCCCAAAATTGCCGGGTATGCGTTTACCACACTATCACCTAATCTCGGTGTGGTGCATAGACATGAAGATTTATTTCGTTATACAGTCGCTGACATTCCAGGAATCATTGAAGGTGCTTCCAAAGGTGTGGGCCTTGGGATTAGTTTTCTCAAACACATTGAACGTGTACAAGGGATCTTGTTTTTATTTGATGGTGGGAATTTACAATTAGAAGAAGAATTGGAAATGTTACGGAGTGAACTTGGGAATTATAACGAGTCTCTTCTACACAAAAAATACCTGATTGTCATCAACAAAATGGATATATGGGATAACGACCCTAGTTTTACCGAAGAAATCCAAAAAAACTATTCTTCTCTTGGTGAGATTGTTTGTATCTCTGCTGACAAAGAAAACAATTTGGAATACCTACTCGAAAGAATTGATAAAGTATTTTTTCCAGAAAAAGCAAAGTTAGTTTATGAAAACACGTAA
- the proB gene encoding glutamate 5-kinase: MKTRKEFLDSLEAAKLIVIKIGSARVSGEETKINDFLYDLVGDIRTLRDQGKEIILVSSGAIAQGKKLLVDKIGTGVLPNGKTSLAEKQAFAAMGQNKLLNLYESFFSRVNIPIAQILFGRKDLNEDSSFTNLKQTFRQLLDWGILPIVNENDSVSTEELNLGDNDILSAIVASIVGADLLLILTGVDGFLEGNRKIDLFTEISRKTESLATGPSGPGTGGMFTKINAAKLLLPFGIKTGIVNGEKKHAIGQFFTNESFGTLIANDGFPHRIPTASEIQSHFFSFPTE; this comes from the coding sequence ATGAAAACACGTAAGGAATTTTTAGATTCACTCGAAGCCGCAAAACTCATCGTCATTAAAATTGGTAGTGCGAGAGTTTCAGGCGAAGAAACCAAAATTAATGATTTTTTGTATGATTTAGTTGGTGATATAAGAACCTTACGCGACCAAGGAAAAGAAATCATTCTCGTATCCTCTGGTGCGATTGCCCAAGGGAAAAAACTACTCGTTGATAAAATTGGAACGGGTGTTTTACCAAATGGGAAAACTTCTCTCGCAGAAAAACAAGCATTTGCTGCTATGGGTCAAAACAAACTTCTCAATTTATATGAAAGTTTCTTTAGCCGAGTGAACATTCCGATTGCGCAAATTTTATTCGGTCGCAAAGACTTAAATGAAGATAGCAGTTTCACAAATCTCAAACAAACCTTTCGCCAACTTTTGGACTGGGGAATTTTACCGATCGTCAATGAAAACGATTCCGTATCTACCGAAGAACTTAATTTAGGTGATAACGATATTTTATCAGCCATAGTAGCCTCCATAGTGGGTGCAGACCTACTCCTAATCCTCACTGGAGTTGATGGATTTTTAGAGGGAAATCGTAAAATTGATTTATTTACAGAAATCTCTAGAAAAACAGAATCCCTCGCAACTGGACCTTCTGGTCCAGGTACAGGTGGGATGTTTACAAAAATCAATGCCGCAAAACTCTTGTTACCATTTGGAATCAAAACGGGAATTGTGAATGGTGAAAAAAAACATGCAATTGGCCAATTTTTCACGAACGAATCGTTTGGAACTCTGATAGCCAATGATGGATTCCCTCACCGAATCCCGACTGCTTCCGAAATCCAATCTCACTTTTTTTCTTTTCCTACGGAGTAA
- a CDS encoding glutamate-5-semialdehyde dehydrogenase encodes MAEDYTTYAKTIATNAKEASRSLKRLTTNQKNTVLLRFEKLLFENESEIVTKNQIDLKNGKDKGLSSSMMDRLLLDSKRIHGMAKSVEEIRKLPDPVGEVVRGTILPNGLELLTKRVPIGVVMTIFESRPNVIVDIASLSFKSGNACILRGGSEAYHSNLILSSLFHKAIEDSKFPDVSKEVVSFVDNTNREAMLPFFQLDDLIDVIVPRGGEALIRFVSENSKIPVIKHDKGVTNLYLSDKANETIVLPILVNSKIQRPGVCNALENLFIHKNYPNTKVLLQELKQNGVQILGDVSIQSMDPTIPLATEEDYLTEFLDTRLSIKLVNSVEEAMENIKKYSSGHTECILSEDITEIQTFKQGLDSAAIFVNCSTRFHDGGEYGLGAEVGISTGKLHVRGPMGLIHLTTTTTYVTGNGQVRG; translated from the coding sequence ATGGCTGAAGACTATACCACTTATGCAAAAACCATTGCCACAAACGCAAAGGAAGCCAGTCGGAGTTTAAAACGACTTACCACAAACCAGAAAAATACGGTTTTACTTCGGTTTGAAAAACTGTTATTCGAAAATGAATCTGAGATTGTAACAAAAAACCAAATTGATTTAAAAAATGGGAAAGATAAGGGATTAAGTTCCTCTATGATGGATCGTTTGCTCCTTGATTCGAAACGAATCCATGGGATGGCAAAGAGTGTTGAAGAGATTAGGAAACTCCCAGATCCGGTTGGGGAAGTAGTTAGAGGAACCATCCTTCCCAATGGGCTCGAACTTTTGACAAAACGAGTTCCTATTGGTGTTGTGATGACAATTTTTGAGTCGAGACCGAATGTCATAGTAGACATTGCCTCATTGTCATTTAAGTCTGGGAATGCTTGTATTTTACGTGGTGGTAGTGAAGCGTATCATTCAAATCTCATTTTATCCTCCCTCTTTCACAAAGCCATCGAAGATTCAAAATTTCCAGATGTGAGTAAGGAAGTTGTCAGTTTTGTAGACAATACAAACAGAGAAGCGATGCTTCCCTTTTTCCAATTGGATGATTTAATCGATGTCATTGTACCTAGGGGTGGTGAGGCTCTCATTCGGTTTGTATCAGAAAATAGCAAAATCCCTGTCATCAAACATGATAAAGGTGTGACTAACTTATATTTGTCTGACAAAGCCAACGAAACAATTGTATTACCTATTCTTGTAAACTCAAAAATCCAAAGACCAGGTGTTTGTAATGCATTGGAGAATTTGTTCATCCATAAAAATTACCCAAATACAAAAGTTTTATTACAGGAATTAAAACAAAATGGAGTTCAGATCCTGGGTGATGTTTCTATTCAATCAATGGATCCAACAATCCCTCTTGCCACTGAAGAGGATTATTTGACAGAGTTTTTAGACACAAGGCTTAGTATAAAACTTGTGAACTCAGTTGAAGAAGCTATGGAAAATATCAAAAAATATAGCTCAGGTCATACGGAATGTATTTTATCGGAAGACATCACAGAAATCCAAACTTTCAAACAAGGACTCGATAGTGCAGCCATTTTTGTGAATTGTTCCACAAGGTTTCATGATGGTGGTGAATATGGACTTGGTGCGGAAGTGGGAATTTCAACTGGGAAATTACATGTTAGGGGACCGATGGGACTCATCCACCTAACAACAACCACAACTTATGTTACTGGGAACGGACAAGTCCGAGGGTAA
- a CDS encoding nicotinate-nicotinamide nucleotide adenylyltransferase — protein MDVILFGGSFNPPHIGHRHVISSLQKQFPESKIYICPNFLSPFKLNEKKFSREEIWSLCQSEFHEFLSPNLVLWDEEIKKETTSYTIDTITSLQSLETKGNISLVIGEDNLQNFNEWKSFDIILQKINKLIVVRRSTESPNPILIPNFIDEKQVLVLNNPIVKMSSTEIRNQPNREWENHSILPQTKSLLDSYLQIRESLRGDEK, from the coding sequence ATGGATGTGATTTTGTTTGGTGGAAGTTTTAATCCCCCACACATTGGTCATAGACATGTGATCTCTTCCCTACAAAAACAGTTTCCCGAATCCAAAATCTATATCTGTCCGAATTTTTTATCTCCTTTTAAATTGAACGAAAAAAAATTTTCTAGGGAAGAAATTTGGTCCTTATGCCAATCAGAATTCCATGAATTTTTATCCCCAAATCTAGTCTTATGGGATGAAGAAATCAAAAAAGAAACAACTAGTTACACGATCGATACCATAACAAGTTTACAATCCTTGGAAACAAAGGGAAATATTTCCCTTGTCATCGGTGAGGACAATTTACAAAATTTTAACGAATGGAAATCCTTCGATATTATCTTACAGAAAATAAATAAATTAATCGTTGTAAGGCGTAGTACGGAATCTCCGAATCCAATTTTAATCCCAAACTTCATCGATGAAAAACAAGTATTGGTTTTAAACAACCCAATTGTCAAAATGAGTAGTACTGAAATTAGGAACCAACCAAACCGTGAATGGGAAAATCATTCGATTTTACCCCAAACAAAGTCCTTACTGGATTCTTATCTACAAATAAGGGAATCTTTAAGAGGAGATGAAAAATGA
- the yqeK gene encoding bis(5'-nucleosyl)-tetraphosphatase (symmetrical) YqeK has protein sequence MNLTPTQVNDWIQFFQKEIPNHVTDTRWQHILRVASYAKELALAHGYEDPDKAYLAGLCHDITKQKKMDVHQSLFTEFNLDTNGIPFQALHAYSAPLFLKKNYDFYDQEIQSAIQNHTLGNPKPALLDQILYAADFLGSDYCYRNLDLEEWFQKTKENLDFGIFMKAFQTISFLMEKKEIIHPYTFYTYNQSLLSLKEI, from the coding sequence ATGAATCTCACTCCCACACAAGTGAATGACTGGATACAATTCTTCCAAAAAGAAATTCCAAATCATGTCACGGATACTAGATGGCAACATATTTTACGAGTGGCTTCCTATGCAAAAGAATTGGCGTTGGCACATGGATACGAAGATCCAGATAAAGCTTACTTAGCAGGATTATGCCATGACATCACCAAACAAAAAAAAATGGATGTCCATCAAAGTTTGTTTACTGAATTTAATTTAGATACAAATGGAATTCCCTTCCAAGCCTTACATGCTTACTCGGCTCCCCTTTTCCTTAAAAAAAATTACGATTTTTACGATCAGGAAATCCAGTCGGCCATCCAAAATCACACCTTGGGAAATCCTAAACCCGCTTTATTAGATCAAATTCTGTATGCGGCGGATTTTTTAGGATCGGATTATTGTTATCGAAATTTGGATCTAGAGGAATGGTTTCAAAAAACGAAAGAAAACTTAGATTTTGGCATTTTTATGAAAGCATTCCAGACGATCTCATTTCTAATGGAAAAAAAAGAAATCATCCATCCTTATACTTTTTATACTTATAACCAATCATTGTTATCATTAAAGGAAATCTAA
- a CDS encoding LytR C-terminal domain-containing protein, producing MLRETKDKQTIPAKTLLIIAGAFFIFAILFLIFRSKTGFSLDQKFSQSKRMPILFSVLGEKDEYLFSLYAEFYPNERKAALFFVNPKTSFDDGEKSLKEKGSSAPSYVESVLEDTLDSNIPYKIVWTKEQFQNWVNLLGGLQLFFEPKSLHITKNYNRNKESYVLDGEDCFDWMSSLSDDSMISYFRRLEIQETVMLTLFETIHEKRDALSKQKLTYLHGQMTTNLSSKEWETLIDFLKKEKIQFGVSEVPGEPVLRPKYKDQILKANEETIKVAFYKFSGELRSPSFGEGERARIEVLNGTAKNGLARYGKVLLNDKGLKVLTVDNAWDSSFKSTVILNRSGNTQYTDLISETFQGRKVFFSLRKDLGLDATVILGEDFQNSKD from the coding sequence ATGTTACGTGAAACAAAAGATAAACAAACCATTCCAGCAAAAACACTTCTCATCATCGCGGGTGCCTTTTTTATTTTTGCCATTTTGTTTTTAATTTTTAGGTCAAAAACTGGGTTTTCCTTAGACCAAAAATTTTCACAAAGCAAACGAATGCCGATTTTGTTTTCGGTTTTGGGTGAGAAAGACGAATACTTATTTTCTTTATATGCTGAATTTTATCCAAATGAAAGAAAGGCTGCTCTATTTTTTGTAAATCCTAAAACTAGTTTTGATGATGGTGAAAAGTCATTAAAAGAGAAAGGTAGTTCTGCACCTTCTTATGTTGAATCTGTTTTAGAGGATACTTTGGATTCCAACATTCCATACAAAATCGTATGGACCAAGGAACAATTTCAAAATTGGGTGAATTTACTTGGTGGATTACAATTATTTTTTGAACCAAAGTCTTTACATATCACTAAAAACTACAATCGAAACAAAGAATCTTATGTTTTAGATGGAGAAGATTGTTTCGATTGGATGAGTTCACTTTCTGATGATTCGATGATTTCTTACTTTCGAAGATTGGAAATCCAAGAGACTGTGATGTTAACTCTTTTTGAAACTATCCATGAAAAACGAGATGCCTTGAGTAAACAAAAACTCACCTATTTACATGGTCAAATGACAACAAACCTATCTTCGAAAGAATGGGAAACTTTGATCGATTTTTTGAAAAAGGAAAAAATCCAATTTGGAGTATCTGAAGTTCCAGGTGAACCCGTGTTACGTCCCAAATACAAAGACCAAATCTTAAAGGCTAACGAGGAAACGATAAAGGTAGCATTTTATAAATTTTCTGGTGAACTTAGGTCTCCTAGTTTTGGCGAAGGGGAAAGGGCAAGGATTGAGGTTCTTAATGGAACTGCAAAAAATGGACTTGCCAGATATGGAAAAGTATTACTCAATGATAAAGGTCTGAAAGTTCTCACCGTTGACAATGCTTGGGATTCGAGTTTTAAATCCACAGTGATTTTAAATCGATCTGGAAACACACAATATACAGATTTAATTTCTGAAACATTTCAGGGCAGAAAGGTTTTCTTTTCCTTACGAAAAGACTTAGGCCTTGATGCCACTGTTATACTCGGAGAAGACTTTCAAAATTCCAAGGATTAA
- the rsfS gene encoding ribosome silencing factor, producing MPNISSETLEHLKKIKQTLVDKKCENIQFLDLKDVHSYLSLFVIATVKTETQGRSCAKDIDKYMKPLKLAVKRQNLADLPKDATGWILLDYGEICVHIMTDEMRTYYSLDRLWGDASPIAI from the coding sequence ATGCCAAATATCAGTTCAGAAACTTTAGAACATCTTAAAAAAATCAAACAAACATTAGTTGATAAGAAATGTGAAAACATTCAATTTCTTGATCTTAAAGATGTTCATTCTTATTTATCGTTATTTGTAATCGCTACAGTGAAAACAGAAACACAAGGAAGATCATGTGCGAAAGATATCGATAAGTATATGAAACCCTTAAAACTGGCAGTCAAACGTCAAAATTTAGCTGATTTACCGAAGGATGCTACAGGCTGGATCCTTCTCGATTATGGTGAAATTTGTGTACACATCATGACGGATGAAATGAGAACTTATTATTCATTAGATAGACTTTGGGGTGATGCTTCTCCTATTGCGATATAA
- a CDS encoding thioredoxin domain-containing protein — MANLSKKPNRLVHEKSPYLLQHAHNPVDWFPWGPEAFEKAEKEDKVILLSIGYSTCHWCHVMERESFEDESTAEVLNRDFVCIKLDREERPDIDKIYMDALHAMGTQGGWPLNMFLTPEKEPILGGTYFPPENKYGKRSFKEVLKLINQAWTHQKGELLQAAKDLTIYLKENETRTNAGQVPEKQILTQNFNRYIQVYDKDYFGFKTNSVNKFPPSMALSFLLDYYMIEKDNRALEMAFNTSYAMKSGGIYDQVGGGICRYATDHEWLVPHFEKMLYDNSLFVETLAKLYLITNETFFLETIQEIISYIERDMHLNVGGIASAEDADSEGEEGKFYVWTESEIKSLVSDEEILNFWNVTEEGNFEHNQNILHVYFKGKNPFLDGIQFKNDFKERIQKTKNILLERRDTRIRPLRDDKILTSWNCLWIRALLASYEVTGETEYLNQAKEIYQFIHTHLVKEDGSVLRRFRDGETKYFGTLSDYSELIWVCLRLFQLDGGIHYFDAGIQIWEYLENHFLSDVGPYYESYEGNEDLIVRTIEGYDGVEPSGNSTILHCFYFLNSLGFLNGKLETKANSIFSYFLPELTQNSLSYPSMLSAFQKFQTPSKEVLVVYRNQSEDIVKNIRMKLSQIKDPALVWCVLSEEECRSLENRLGLLQGRDAGNGIRYYVCQNFHCELPKDNWEETLQLISQ; from the coding sequence GTGGCAAATTTGTCTAAAAAACCGAATCGTTTGGTTCATGAAAAAAGTCCTTATCTGTTACAACATGCACACAACCCAGTAGATTGGTTTCCATGGGGACCGGAAGCCTTCGAAAAAGCAGAAAAGGAAGATAAAGTCATCCTTTTATCCATTGGTTATTCCACTTGCCACTGGTGCCATGTGATGGAACGCGAATCCTTTGAAGACGAATCCACAGCAGAAGTTTTAAACCGTGATTTTGTATGCATTAAGTTAGACAGAGAAGAACGTCCCGACATAGACAAAATTTATATGGATGCATTACATGCGATGGGTACTCAAGGTGGATGGCCTCTCAATATGTTTTTGACTCCAGAAAAAGAACCCATCCTTGGGGGAACTTACTTCCCACCTGAAAACAAGTATGGGAAACGAAGTTTTAAAGAAGTCCTAAAACTTATAAACCAGGCTTGGACCCACCAGAAAGGGGAACTTTTACAAGCAGCGAAGGACCTTACGATTTACTTAAAAGAGAATGAAACACGAACCAATGCTGGACAAGTTCCTGAAAAACAAATTCTCACACAAAATTTCAATCGATACATCCAAGTATACGATAAGGATTATTTTGGTTTCAAAACAAATTCTGTTAATAAATTTCCGCCGAGTATGGCACTTAGTTTTTTACTCGATTATTACATGATCGAAAAAGACAATCGTGCTTTGGAAATGGCATTTAATACATCGTATGCCATGAAATCGGGTGGAATTTACGATCAAGTTGGCGGAGGAATTTGTCGTTATGCGACAGATCACGAATGGTTGGTTCCACATTTTGAAAAAATGTTGTACGACAACTCATTGTTTGTCGAAACTTTGGCAAAACTTTACCTAATCACAAACGAAACTTTCTTTCTAGAAACGATCCAGGAGATCATCTCTTACATCGAAAGGGATATGCACCTGAATGTGGGTGGAATTGCCAGTGCCGAGGATGCAGACTCAGAAGGGGAAGAAGGAAAATTTTATGTTTGGACAGAAAGTGAAATCAAATCTTTGGTTTCCGATGAAGAGATCCTGAATTTCTGGAATGTAACGGAAGAAGGAAATTTTGAACACAATCAAAATATACTCCATGTTTATTTTAAAGGAAAAAACCCCTTCCTTGATGGAATCCAATTCAAAAATGATTTTAAAGAACGAATTCAAAAAACAAAAAACATTTTGTTGGAAAGAAGGGACACTAGAATTCGTCCGTTACGCGATGATAAAATCTTAACATCATGGAATTGTTTGTGGATCCGCGCATTACTTGCTAGTTACGAAGTGACAGGTGAAACGGAGTATCTAAACCAAGCCAAAGAGATATACCAATTCATTCATACGCATTTAGTCAAAGAAGACGGATCCGTTTTACGAAGGTTTCGAGATGGAGAAACCAAATACTTTGGCACATTGTCTGATTATTCCGAGTTGATTTGGGTTTGTCTTCGTTTATTCCAGTTAGATGGTGGAATCCATTATTTCGATGCAGGTATTCAAATTTGGGAGTACTTAGAGAATCATTTTTTATCGGATGTGGGTCCTTATTATGAATCCTATGAGGGGAATGAGGACTTAATCGTACGCACGATTGAAGGTTATGATGGAGTGGAACCTTCCGGAAATTCTACAATCTTACATTGTTTCTATTTTTTAAATTCACTAGGTTTTTTAAATGGAAAATTAGAAACAAAAGCAAATTCTATCTTCTCTTATTTTTTACCAGAACTCACACAAAACTCTCTCAGTTATCCTTCAATGTTATCCGCATTTCAAAAATTCCAAACTCCATCAAAAGAAGTTCTCGTGGTTTATCGAAACCAATCAGAGGACATTGTAAAAAACATTCGGATGAAATTAAGCCAAATCAAAGATCCAGCTCTTGTTTGGTGTGTCCTTAGTGAGGAAGAATGTCGTTCTTTGGAAAACAGGTTGGGTCTGTTACAAGGACGAGATGCGGGGAATGGAATCCGTTATTATGTTTGTCAAAATTTCCATTGTGAATTGCCAAAAGACAATTGGGAAGAAACCTTACAACTTATATCGCAATAG
- a CDS encoding TolC family protein, producing the protein MQLAQWENGDVVPEPLQGPGPKKLRLSIAQAIEQVIENNTIVQNAKLEIVKADSPEWKNESKYSWRALASIQSAKQLFPTNRNNIFAGTIRSQDKISAGIEKQFKTGTYFKTEISTIRYDVNAFENPDSSTSSFASLLAAPPMYTGAISATLSQELLKYSFGKNEEEKEKLLKNQTLLVRENYINILTQLVVKILVDYWSLSIVDSRIATYEKVSKNTEEIRKLTLRKTGLGLSEGFEVNQWNQAYLKTQSLLEKAKVDRIEAERNLIRILNVDTSSSIEGVTDLSETLPTNINIKADIEYALAHRTDYLILKREREIAKLALNTALAEDDPSLLATVSYSSIGQNFLSPQENFIARQRGVSSFMYPQIAAELKMSYPLWDLGIKAAIRDAETNLKVNELKIQNLEQEIEQEIAIRHEALIASHALLKDLQKTKKETETFYNGLMERFKQGRYTAVNVKNALDSLANTELAVTQAKINFNINLVRYELAKNSLFEKYGLDLYSILEEVEKRAKIETDKL; encoded by the coding sequence ATGCAACTTGCCCAGTGGGAAAATGGTGATGTTGTTCCGGAACCTCTTCAAGGGCCAGGCCCGAAAAAACTGCGTTTGTCCATTGCCCAAGCAATCGAACAAGTCATTGAAAATAATACTATCGTACAAAATGCAAAATTGGAAATCGTCAAAGCAGACAGCCCCGAATGGAAAAATGAATCCAAATATTCCTGGAGAGCACTAGCCAGTATCCAGTCTGCAAAACAATTATTCCCCACTAACAGAAATAACATCTTTGCGGGAACAATTCGTTCCCAAGATAAAATTTCTGCGGGTATTGAAAAACAATTCAAAACTGGAACTTATTTTAAAACGGAAATCAGCACCATTCGTTATGACGTAAACGCATTTGAAAACCCAGATTCCTCTACATCTAGTTTTGCAAGTTTACTTGCTGCGCCTCCTATGTATACTGGTGCGATTTCTGCTACACTATCACAAGAACTGCTAAAGTATAGTTTTGGTAAAAACGAAGAAGAAAAAGAGAAGTTATTAAAAAACCAAACCCTCCTTGTCAGGGAAAACTACATCAATATCTTAACTCAACTTGTTGTCAAAATACTCGTTGATTATTGGTCATTGAGTATTGTTGATTCCCGCATTGCAACGTATGAGAAAGTTTCGAAAAATACAGAGGAAATCCGGAAATTAACACTACGAAAAACTGGACTTGGACTCTCCGAAGGATTCGAAGTAAACCAATGGAACCAAGCTTATCTCAAAACACAGTCCTTACTTGAAAAGGCAAAAGTAGACCGGATAGAAGCAGAACGAAATTTGATCCGCATTCTGAATGTTGATACATCTTCTTCCATTGAAGGTGTTACCGATTTAAGTGAAACATTACCAACGAATATTAATATAAAAGCTGATATTGAATACGCATTAGCACATAGAACTGATTATTTAATCCTAAAAAGAGAACGAGAAATCGCAAAACTGGCATTAAATACAGCATTGGCAGAAGATGACCCTTCTCTATTAGCAACTGTATCCTATAGTTCGATTGGACAAAACTTTTTATCTCCACAAGAAAACTTTATCGCAAGACAACGTGGCGTTTCATCCTTTATGTATCCACAAATAGCCGCAGAATTAAAAATGTCATATCCATTATGGGATTTGGGGATCAAAGCTGCCATCCGTGATGCCGAAACAAACTTGAAAGTGAATGAACTTAAAATTCAAAATTTAGAACAAGAAATTGAGCAGGAAATTGCGATTCGACATGAAGCTTTGATTGCAAGTCACGCTCTACTTAAAGACTTACAAAAAACAAAAAAGGAAACAGAAACATTTTATAACGGACTCATGGAACGTTTTAAACAAGGCCGTTATACAGCAGTTAATGTCAAAAATGCACTTGATAGTTTGGCCAATACAGAACTTGCTGTTACCCAAGCTAAAATTAATTTTAATATCAATTTAGTTCGATACGAATTAGCTAAAAACTCTCTATTTGAAAAGTATGGTTTAGATTTGTATTCCATATTGGAAGAAGTAGAAAAACGAGCTAAAATCGAAACGGATAAATTATGA